Part of the Nostoc sp. ATCC 53789 genome, CTACATTTAATGGTGCATCTGTAATTACATAATCTGTTAGAGTCAATCCCAGAGTTGCTCTGACTGCATCGGCTGCTTGTATATGCCGTAGCCTTAACTCTGGCTCAATAGCTTGGTCTAAAAGCAAACCTACTTTGTTGTTGCGGACTGGACGCAAACCCCACCACCCAGAGGCAAATTTGTCAAGTCCATAACCTTCAACATAGAAAGTATTTGGAAGGTTCCAATACAAACTTGCGCCATTAAGGACATTGGGGTGAGTAATTAGGCGATCGCAAACCTGTGCGATGACTTTGGCAACAGGTAAAGCATCTCCTGCATAACCCCCAATGGCAGCCCCAATGCCAGTTGGTACGATTAAGATAGCGGTGTATGGACGCATATTGAGTTATGAGTTATGAATCAGAAGCCATCAAATACTAACTCCTAACTCTTGTACAGACGCGATTAATTGCGTCTCTAATTCTATTGATCTCATTTTTCTGCTAAAACTATTATTGCTTGGCAAGAAGTGGAAGATTATCCCCAGTTGGAAGACCTTGTAGCCTTGGTTTATGGTTGGGATAAATTGGGAAATGAAACGCTAGAAGATGAAGTGATTGAGCTACTGGGCTTTGAGGATCTGGATGATTTTTGCGATCGCATTACACCTGTAGAAGGAGATAAACTAGGGGGTTATCCAGAATGGGTACAGGGAATGGAATGTCCTGGCTGCCCCATTTGTCAGAAACCTATGCGTCAGGTTTTTCAACTGGCTTCTAAGGATAATATCCCTTATTCGTTTGGAGATATGGGTACTGGACACATTCTTCAGTGCAAGTCACACAAGCATGAGTTTGTCTTTGTTTGGGCTTGCAGCTAGGAAATCTTCATGAGCCTGATTATTAATTTACTATAGGACTCATATTTGATTTTTGAAAAATACAACTCAAAAGCCTTCTTTCCTATTGCCTATTGCCTCATTCAGAAACTATAAGCAACTCATATTTTATATATTATCACTGTTACACTGCCTGCTAACGCAGATAAATAAACCAGATTGTGAAATTGAAATTTTTTCAACTTGCTTCGGAGCTTTTATTTCAGTAAATAACTGAATTCCTTGATTAAAATTAAGTTTACTTTCATCAGGCTTTGCCATCTTTTGATAAGTTAAACCTAATTGATAATAAGCTTCAGCTAGATCGCACTTAGCACCTATTTTATCCAACAGTTCGATTGCTTCTCTATGATGAGCCAGGGCTAATTCAAAATCTGCTTGTTGCCGATTTATTTCTGCTAAACCATTGAGTGTTTTTGCTTTCACCTGCATATAGTGGCTTTCTTCCGCAAAAGTTAAAGCTTGGTGTAATATTTTATTTGCTTGATAAAACTCTCCTAAATTGACGTATGTTTGACCCAAAATTTGCATGAAATAGACAAATCTCCCAGTCTGTTCTACCAGTTTTTCGTTCGTAATATTCTGATAAGCTACATCTGCTAATGCAAAGGAGGCATCACGCAAACCTAAATAAGAATACACCAAAGCTAAACAAACTGATGCTTTCTCTGCCCAGCGATGATGCTCAGTATTTTGGGCTAGGTAAATTACTTGTTGAAATAAATTTGCGGCTGCCTCTAACTCCCATAAATCTATCTTGTAAAGACCAATACTTAATAAAGAATCTACCTCTAGCATCCTCAGATAGTAAACTGGATGTTTATTTTCTGGCTGAGGTATAAGTGATTTTAGTGCTTTGGTTGCCAGAGTAAGAGTCTTTTCTTGACAAGCGATCGCTTGACTAATTTTACCTGTTATCCAATATAGATCGCCCAGTATATTATAGAGTTCGCTGAGGTTTTGGTTATTTTCCAGATTGTTAACAACTTGATTAATTGCCGCCAGTATCGGTTGAATTAAACCCATCCGATACAACGTACTACCAAGAGGCAAAAATTGCTGCCATTGATTATTTCGGCTTTTTAAAATTACCTTACCTGCGAACTCAAACTCATTAATTTCTATATAATGATAATATGCTTCGAGAGCTTGCAAAGCATCTTTAAAAGTTTCAATTTGTTTAATACTAGCTGTCCAAAATTCTGCGGCTTTGTGGTTGGCAATTTCCCATTCATTGCTGGGGCGTAAACGTGCGATCGCTTCAGCACGAATCACCGGATGCAGCCAATATTCGCCTTTATCGCACTCCACTAAAGACCGATTTCTCAAGGAGGCGATGATTTGGCGATGTTGATCGGGTGGGACATCCCAAAGTA contains:
- a CDS encoding tetratricopeptide repeat protein, which produces MDAEAALAWLDATIPPQTGERLSDLQKVILVQVWLGRKYLDIAHSYGCTEGHAKDAGSQLWKLLSKVLREKITKSNCRATLERVLRKTTAISSSLIDYSRSPHPTPKLEDTNFIGRTEAIAHLNNLVNQGSKVIVIQGEGGLGKTTLAQQYLHQEFDLVLELLMAKETQNITPAERVVEEWLKQDFEQEPGVEFGVTLGRLKRELHNRRIGVLIDNLEPALDQQGGLIASHRNYVELLRVLADARVQSVTLITSRDRLCEPGLNVNHYRLPGLDQSAWQKFFSNRGLVIDSPTLQIIHRTYGGNAKAMGILCGSIQEDFGGDMVLYWQENHADPLAATDLKNLAVSQINRLQALDPQAYRLLCRLGCYRYQDIPTIPSQGLFCLLWDVPPDQHRQIIASLRNRSLVECDKGEYWLHPVIRAEAIARLRPSNEWEIANHKAAEFWTASIKQIETFKDALQALEAYYHYIEINEFEFAGKVILKSRNNQWQQFLPLGSTLYRMGLIQPILAAINQVVNNLENNQNLSELYNILGDLYWITGKISQAIACQEKTLTLATKALKSLIPQPENKHPVYYLRMLEVDSLLSIGLYKIDLWELEAAANLFQQVIYLAQNTEHHRWAEKASVCLALVYSYLGLRDASFALADVAYQNITNEKLVEQTGRFVYFMQILGQTYVNLGEFYQANKILHQALTFAEESHYMQVKAKTLNGLAEINRQQADFELALAHHREAIELLDKIGAKCDLAEAYYQLGLTYQKMAKPDESKLNFNQGIQLFTEIKAPKQVEKISISQSGLFICVSRQCNSDNI